A genomic window from Brassica oleracea var. oleracea cultivar TO1000 chromosome C8, BOL, whole genome shotgun sequence includes:
- the LOC106308250 gene encoding tetratricopeptide repeat protein 38-like isoform X2: protein MKASYCVSQNLSMSLKCMKEDESQIHKYRKGSRYVWWGYEVNTSSDDCIAAINSYSHQVLGYGREKKVILEAPLYDKDCVLGNVLAAHCLISSDVSRAKTYAKAAESHLGKATPYEKAVFKAVNYLISDHMDEDVALELHSKLLKKFPKDLLSWKRVEILCFYMGRPDLSLPLFKKIIPENRDQDYVYGMLAFPLLELGHLAEAEKAARKGYEINKNDSWAHHCLCHVLQTECRFKEAVEFMEGCAASWDSCSSLRYSHNWWHVAVCYLEGGSPLSKVQEIYDHQMCKELEKEDAVATDVYMDALGLLLRLDTRDKQDEFLDRLKILANCLTDEGMWYQEWLFDITIIWALSKVGNTSQAHVLLEGLKSRTSKMSKKKQQLMQKAIQVAEAVYEYGKGNYKKALELLGPDFDAADYKVIGASDLQMDVFNEIWYKLLLLNGKTSSAIKVLEKRIRQRDGAPFLWRLLEKSYAMEGNTEAVITACEKAKALEASYFKFD from the exons AAAGAAGATGAAAGTCAGATTCATAAGTACAGAAAAGGAAGCAGATATGTTTGGTGGGGTTATGAGGTCAACACCTCTTCAGATGATTGCATCGCTGCCATTAACTCCTATTCTCACCAG GTTCTTGGCTATGGAAGAGAGAAGAAGGTGATTCTAGAAGCTCCATTGTATGATAAAGATTGTGTTTTGGGCAACGTTTTGGCTGCCCATTGCCTTATCTCTTCTGACGTTTCCAGAGCCAAAACCTATGCTAAAGCTGCAGAATCTCATCTT GGAAAAGCTACACCGTATGAGAAAGCAGTTTTCAAGGCTGTTAATTACTTGATATCTGATCATATGGACGAAGACGTGGCTTTGGAGTTACACTCTAAG TTATTGAAAAAGTTTCCCAAAGATTTGCTATCTTGGAAGAGAGTAGAGATTCTCTGTTTCTACATGGGTCGACCTGATCTCTCTTTGCCTCTGTTTAAGAAG ATTATACCGGAGAATCGAGACCAAGACTATGTTTATGGTATGCTTGCCTTTCCCTTATTGGAGCTTGGACATTTAGCAGAAGCTGAGAAAGCGGCTAGGAAAGGATATGAGATCAACAAAAACGACTCTTGGGCTCATCATTGC TTGTGTCATGTTCTTCAAACTGAATGTCGTTTCAAGGAAGCAGTAGAGTTCATGGAAGGATGCGCAGCTTCATGGGATTCTTGCTCTTCCTTAAG GTATTCGCATAATTGGTGGCATGTAGCTGTTTGTTACTTGGAAGGAGGGTCACCCCTAAGTAAGGTACAAGAAATATATGATCATCAAATGTGTAAAGAACTGGAGAAAGAAGATGCTGTTGCTACAGAT GTTTATATGGATGCTCTCGGTTTGTTGTTACGCTTGGACACACGCGATAAACAAGATGAGTTTTTAGACAGACTAAAGATCCTAGCAAACTGCTTGACTGATGAA GGAATGTGGTATCAGGAGTGGCTCTTTGATATTACAATAATTTGGGCATTGAGCAAAGTTGGAAACACTTCACAGGCACATGTATTGCTCGAGGGCCTCAAGTCCCG AACATCTAAGATGAGCAAGAAGAAACAACAGTTGATGCAGAAAGCCATCCAG GTTGCTGAAGCTGTTTATGAATATGGGAAAGGCAACTACAAAAAAGCTCTAGAACTGCTCGGTCCAGACTTTGACGCTGCTGACTATAAG GTGATTGGAGCATCGGATTTACAGATGGATGTTTTTAATGAAATATGGTACAAACTGTTGTTACTCAACGGCAAAACTTCTAGTG CGATTAAAGTACTGGAGAAGAGGATCAGACAGAGAGATGGTGCTCCTTTCTTGTGGCGTTTGCTG GAGAAGAGTTACGCTATGGAAGGCAATACAGAAGCTGTCATAACTGCGTGTGAGAAAGCCAAGGCGTTGGAAGCTTCATATTTCAAGTTTGATTGA
- the LOC106308250 gene encoding tetratricopeptide repeat protein 38-like isoform X1, giving the protein MKASYCVSQNLSMSLKCMKEDESQIHKYRKGSRYVWWGYEVNTSSDDCIAAINSYSHQVLGYGREKKVILEAPLYDKDCVLGNVLAAHCLISSDVSRAKTYAKAAESHLGKATPYEKAVFKAVNYLISDHMDEDVALELHSKLLKKFPKDLLSWKRVEILCFYMGRPDLSLPLFKKIIPENRDQDYVYGMLAFPLLELGHLAEAEKAARKGYEINKNDSWAHHCLCHVLQTECRFKEAVEFMEGCAASWDSCSSLRYSHNWWHVAVCYLEGGSPLSKVQEIYDHQMCKELEKEDAVATDVYMDALGLLLRLDTRDKQDEFLDRLKILANCLTDEGMWYQEWLFDITIIWALSKVGNTSQAHVLLEGLKSRTSKMSKKKQQLMQKAIQVAEAVYEYGKGNYKKALELLGPDFDAADYKVIGASDLQMDVFNEIWYKLLLLNGKTSSAIKVLEKRIRQRDGAPFLWRLLVFFKSLYMCITIDSGYFYTSTWNDLFLRFMKR; this is encoded by the exons AAAGAAGATGAAAGTCAGATTCATAAGTACAGAAAAGGAAGCAGATATGTTTGGTGGGGTTATGAGGTCAACACCTCTTCAGATGATTGCATCGCTGCCATTAACTCCTATTCTCACCAG GTTCTTGGCTATGGAAGAGAGAAGAAGGTGATTCTAGAAGCTCCATTGTATGATAAAGATTGTGTTTTGGGCAACGTTTTGGCTGCCCATTGCCTTATCTCTTCTGACGTTTCCAGAGCCAAAACCTATGCTAAAGCTGCAGAATCTCATCTT GGAAAAGCTACACCGTATGAGAAAGCAGTTTTCAAGGCTGTTAATTACTTGATATCTGATCATATGGACGAAGACGTGGCTTTGGAGTTACACTCTAAG TTATTGAAAAAGTTTCCCAAAGATTTGCTATCTTGGAAGAGAGTAGAGATTCTCTGTTTCTACATGGGTCGACCTGATCTCTCTTTGCCTCTGTTTAAGAAG ATTATACCGGAGAATCGAGACCAAGACTATGTTTATGGTATGCTTGCCTTTCCCTTATTGGAGCTTGGACATTTAGCAGAAGCTGAGAAAGCGGCTAGGAAAGGATATGAGATCAACAAAAACGACTCTTGGGCTCATCATTGC TTGTGTCATGTTCTTCAAACTGAATGTCGTTTCAAGGAAGCAGTAGAGTTCATGGAAGGATGCGCAGCTTCATGGGATTCTTGCTCTTCCTTAAG GTATTCGCATAATTGGTGGCATGTAGCTGTTTGTTACTTGGAAGGAGGGTCACCCCTAAGTAAGGTACAAGAAATATATGATCATCAAATGTGTAAAGAACTGGAGAAAGAAGATGCTGTTGCTACAGAT GTTTATATGGATGCTCTCGGTTTGTTGTTACGCTTGGACACACGCGATAAACAAGATGAGTTTTTAGACAGACTAAAGATCCTAGCAAACTGCTTGACTGATGAA GGAATGTGGTATCAGGAGTGGCTCTTTGATATTACAATAATTTGGGCATTGAGCAAAGTTGGAAACACTTCACAGGCACATGTATTGCTCGAGGGCCTCAAGTCCCG AACATCTAAGATGAGCAAGAAGAAACAACAGTTGATGCAGAAAGCCATCCAG GTTGCTGAAGCTGTTTATGAATATGGGAAAGGCAACTACAAAAAAGCTCTAGAACTGCTCGGTCCAGACTTTGACGCTGCTGACTATAAG GTGATTGGAGCATCGGATTTACAGATGGATGTTTTTAATGAAATATGGTACAAACTGTTGTTACTCAACGGCAAAACTTCTAGTG CGATTAAAGTACTGGAGAAGAGGATCAGACAGAGAGATGGTGCTCCTTTCTTGTGGCGTTTGCTGGTATTCTTTAAGTCACTTTATATGTGCATAACTATTGATTCAGGATACTTTTATACGTCTACATGGAATGATTTGTTTTTACGGTTTATGAAACGTTGA
- the LOC106311886 gene encoding uncharacterized protein LOC106311886, whose translation MEFFQKAKAIRMRNSHNKYLSADDDGETVTQNRNGSTKNAQWTVEPVPDSYTVIRLKSCYGKYLTASNERFLLGGTGKKVVQLKPSRPDSSVEWEPVREGSKIKLKTRYGNYLKANGGLPPWRNSVTHDNLHLSATHDSISWDVDVVEFLINLQVTAETEQPLEHRRTSHSRTSSLSLKCDQSSVVYPPKSGGRTIYYHIVDDEGHVGDESTVGYACTFKGNSVAELTQTLREETCLVDAVVCTRSPLDGKLFPLCLQLPPNSGTLHVVLVPFCASI comes from the exons ATGGAGTTTTTCCAGAAAGCTAAAGCTATTCGAATGCGTAACAGCCACAACAAGTATCTATCAGCAGACGACGACGGAGAAACAGTGACTCAAAACAGAAACGGTTCAACCAAAAACGCTCAGTGGACCGTCGAACCGGTTCCCGATTCATACACTGTAATCCGTCTTAAAAGCTGTTACGGTAAATACCTAACCGCTTCAAACGAGCGGTTCTTGCTCGGAGGCACGGGGAAGAAGGTGGTTCAGTTAAAACCGAGTCGACCCGACTCGTCTGTTGAGTGGGAACCGGTGAGAGAAGGCTCCAAGATCAAGCTCAAGACGAGATACGGTAACTATCTAAAAGCTAACGGTGGTCTTCCTCCGTGGAGAAACTCCGTCACGCACGATAATCTTCATTTGTCGGCTACTCATGATTCCATCTCGTGGGATGTTGATGTTGTTGAGTTCCTGATCAATCTTCAAGTGACGGCGGAGACAGAGCAGCCTCTGGAGCATAGGAGGACATCACATTCGAGAACGTCCTCTCTTTCACTGAAATGTGATCAAAGT TCGGTTGTGTATCCACCAAAATCGGGTGGGAGAACGATTTACTACCATATAGTTGATGATGAAGGACACGTGGGAGATGAATCAACCGTTGGATATGCTTGCACATTTAAAGGGAACAGCGTGGCCGAGCTAACTCAGACGCTGCGAGAAGAAACGTGCTTGGTGGATGCTGTGGTGTGCACTCGCAGTCCATTAGATGGCAAGCTGTTTCCCCTCTGTTTGCAACTTCCTCCTAACAGTGGAACATTGCATGTCGTTTTAGTACCTTTCTGTGCTAGCATCTAG
- the LOC106311884 gene encoding uncharacterized protein LOC106311884 gives MATTATSDAGEGPVMALINKRLRALRKKLNRIAQMEESISQGKTLNKEQQEVLRSKPSVLVLIEELDKLLNPLSNAVSEEIALATTHHNAPSSDQTTTVAVAPEEKEKEKEVEKLEDLVNLLYFGSLFDVKSQNELASIMMTRTHERGCCLVYDTVTDESTADLLCDKDLDLISRLWSMMVSRPADSSLSHKNALERCVEHAKLWLANSDQPIASNCEVSYATLREKVKKIMGSNYFTITPEMVVAPVEATAEAGSYGSFQVAADSEQKEEDASNFKEQESYVNDQSEQPKDESVVTEGEVVQGQQEQGYTQVEGGRSKRDYQQQQYVPRGFHQNQRGHRGARRGHSNAPLGGRGGGGGYSNGRYESYDNSGGNGYQRSHYNNRGRGRGGGGNGHSYNNNHQDSDVSVAS, from the exons ATGGCTACTACCGCTACCTCAGACGCCGGAGAAGGACCAGTGATGGCCCTCATCAACAAACGCCTCCGCGCCCTCCGCAAGAAACTCAACCGAATCGCCCAAATGGAAGAATCGATCTCCCAGGGCAAAACCCTAAACAAGGAGCAGCAAGAAGTCCTCCGCTCCAAACCCTCCGTCCTCGTCCTCATCGAAGAGCTCGACAAGCTCCTCAATCCCCTCTCCAACGCCGTCTCCGAAGAAATCGCCCTCGCCACGACTCACCACAACGCTCCCTCCTCCGATCAAACCACCACGGTGGCGGTGGCCCCGGAGGAGAAGGAGAAGGAGAAGGAGGTCGAGAAGCTGGAGGATTTGGTGAATCTGTTGTACTTTGGCTCGCTCTTCGACGTGAAGTCGCAGAACGAGCTCGCGTCGATTATGATGACGAGGACGCACGAGAGAGGGTGCTGTTTGGTGTACGATACGGTTACGGATGAGTCCACCGCGGATCTGCTTTGTGATAAAGATCTGGACTTGATCTCGCGACTTTGGAGTATGATGGTGTCTAGGCCTGCGGATTCGAGTTTGTCTCATAAGAACGCTTTGGAGCGTTGCGTTGAGCATGCGAAGCTGTGGTTGGCTAACTCGGATCAGCCGATTGCTTCCAACTGTGAAGTTTCGT ATGCTACCTTGAGAGAAAAGGTGAAGAAGATTATGGGTTCTAATTACTTCACTATTACCCCGGAGATGGTAGTGGCGCCCGTTGAAGCAACGGCTGAAGCTGGTAGCTACGGTTCTTTCCAAGTCGCTGCTGACAGTGAGCAAAAG GAAGAAGACGCATCAAACTTTAAAGAACAAGAATCTTACGTTAACGATCAATCTGAGCAACCAAAG GATGAGTCAGTAGTGACGGAAGGAGAGGTGGTTCAAGGACAGCAGGAACAAGGCTACACTCAGGTGGAAGGAGGGAGGTCAAAGAGAGATTACCAGCAGCAACAGTATGTGCCACGAGGATTCCACCAGAACCAGAGAGGTCATCGAGGTGCTAGAAGAGGCCATTCCAATGCCCCCCTGGGAGGTCGTGGTGGTGGTGGCGGATACTCAAACGGGCGGTATGAATCTTATGATAATTCAGGTGGAAACGGTTACCAAAGGAGCCACTACAACAACAGAGGAAGGGGACGTGGTGGTGGAGGAAATGGCCATTCATACAACAACAACCACCAAGACTCTGATGTTAGTGTTGCGTCTTAG
- the LOC106311885 gene encoding ultraviolet-B receptor UVR8-like gives MSELNEAPSPADEEEVWSWGAGTDGQLGTSKLQDEHLPQLLSLTSLPSISMLACGGAHVIALTSGGKVFTWGRGNSGQLGHGDNLNTSLPKPLSFFDDDYFISQASAGWSHSAFVSDSGCLFTCGNGSFGQLGHGDNISLTSPAKVSYFVDKSVKMVACGMRHSLVLFAGNQVCGFGSGKRGQLGVSSDRTKSVNLPCVVSGLEGVEVVRVAASGDHSAAISANGELFTWGRGFCGSPDVQTPQCLPSSQSFREVALGWNHALLLTFDGKVLKLGNTLDKQNEKQQLQEDSSETLLEKVIGFDGVEVLQIAAGAEHSAAVTESGEVQTWGWGEHGQLGHGDTNDQTNPQLVSLGSGDLQTKETNVYCGSGFTYVVRRKQQLSSSPTSS, from the exons ATGTCCGAACTCAACGAGGCTCCATCTCCGGCTGATGAAGAAGAAGTATGGAGCTGGGGCGCAGGCACGGACGGCCAGTTAGGGACTTCCAAGCTGCAAGACGAGCATCTCCCGCAGCTTCTCTCGCTGACGTCACTTCCTTCCATCTCGATGCTCGCCTGTGGCGGCGCCCACGTCATCGCCTTGACTTCTG GTGGTAAGGTGTTCACATGGGGAAGAGGAAACTCTGGTCAATTAGGACATGGGGACAACCTCAACACTTCATTGCCAAAGCCACTATCTTTCTTTGACGACGACTATTTTATATCTCAAGCTTCAGCCGGATGGAGTCACTCTGCTTTTGTTTCAG ATTCTGGTTGTCTTTTTACATGTGGGAATGGCTCGTTTGGTCAGCTTGGTCATGGTGATAACATCTCACTCACCTCTCCAGCTAAAGTCTCTTACTTTGTTGATAAGAGTGTGAAGATGGTAGCTTGTGGTATGCGCCACTCACTTGTCTTGTTCGCAG GGAATCAAGTGTGCGGATTCGGATCCGGAAAACGGGGACAGCTAGGTGTGTCATCAGACAGAACAAAATCAGTTAATCTTCCATGTGTTGTCTCTGGACTAGAAGGTGTTGAGGTTGTTCGTGTAGCAGCTAGTGGAGATCACAGTGCAGCTATATCTG CTAATGGAGAGTTGTTCACCTGGGGAAGAGGCTTCTGCGGCAGCCCTGATGTTCAAACCCCTCAGTGTTTGCCTTCGTCTCAATCTTTCAGAGAAGTTGCTTTGGGATGGAATCATGCTTTACTGCTAACCT TTGATGGCAAAGTGTTGAAGCTTGGTAACACCCTTGATAAACAAAACGAGAAGCAACAGTTGCAAGAAGATTCCTCTGAAACTCTCTTGGAGAAAGTTATTGGTTTTGATGGAGTTGAAGTTCTGCAGATTGCAGCAGGAGCTGAGCATTCTGCTGCTGTAACAG AGAGTGGAGAAGTTCAGACATGGGGATGGGGTGAACATGGCCAGCTAGGTCATGGAGACACCAATGATCAGACCAATCCTCAACTGGTGAGCTTAGGAAGTGGAGACCTGCAGACTAAAGAGACCAACGTATATTGCGGAAGTGGATTTACCTATGTTGTAAGGCGAAAACAACAGCTTTCTTCTTCGCCAACTTCATCATAA